The following are encoded together in the Prionailurus viverrinus isolate Anna chromosome B3, UM_Priviv_1.0, whole genome shotgun sequence genome:
- the NFATC4 gene encoding nuclear factor of activated T-cells, cytoplasmic 4 isoform X2, which produces MGAASCEDEELEFKLVFGEEKETPPLGAGGSGEELDSEDAPPCCRLALGEPPPYGAAPIGIPRPPPPRPGMHSPPPRPAPSPGTWESQPARSVRLGGSGGASGGVGGGRVLECPSIRITSISPTPDPPATLEDNPDAWGDGSPRDYPPPEGFGGYRETGGQGGGPFFSPSPGSSSLSSWSFFSDASDEAALYAACDEVESELNEAASRFGLGSPLPSPRASPRPWTPDDPWNLYGPSPGGRGPEDSWLLLSAPGPTPASPRPASPCGKRRYSSSGTPSSASPALSRRGSLGEEGPEPPPPPPLPLARDPGSPGPFDYVGAPPAESIPQKTRRTSSEQAVALPRPEEPAPCNGKLQSGAEEAVAPPGGPRKEVAGMDYLAVPSPLAWSKARIGGHSPIFRTSALPPLDWPLPSQYEQLELRIEVQPRAHHRAHYETEGSRGAVKAAPGGHPVVKLLGYSEKPLTLQMFIGTADERNLRPHAFYQVHRITGKMVATASYEAVVSGTKVLEMTLLPENNMAANIDCAGILKLRNSDIELRKGETDIGRKNTRVRLVFRVHVPQGSGKVVSVQTASVPIECSQRSAQELPQVEAYSPSACSVRGGEELVLTGSNFLPDSKVVFIERGPDGKLQWEEEATVNRLQSNEVTLTLTVPEYSNKRVSRPVQVYFYVSNGRRKRSPTQSFKFLPVIFKEEPLPDSSLRGFPSAPGPPFGTDMDFSPPRPPYPSYPHEDPAYEAPYLSEGFSYGTPPLYPQTGPPPSYRPGLRMFPETGGTAGCARPPPVSFLPRPFPSDPYGGRGSPFPLGLPFPPPAPFRPPLPSSPPLEGPFPPQSGVHPPPAEGYNEVGPSYGPGEGAPEQEKSRGGYGSGFRDSVPIQGITLEEVSEIIGRDLSGFPAPPGEEPPA; this is translated from the exons ATGGGGGCAGCGAGCTGCGAGGATGAGGAGCTGGAATTTAAGCTGGTGTTCGGGGAGGAAAAGGAGACCCCCCCGCTGGGCGCGGGGGGGTCGGGGGAAG AACTGGACTCAGAGGACGCCCCGCCATGCTGCCGTCTGGCCCTGGGGGAGCCCCCTCCCTATGGCGCTGCCCCTATTGGCATTCCTCGACCTCCACCCCCTCGGCCTGGCATGCATTCGCCACCACCCCGCCCGGCCCCCTCACCTGGCACTTGGGAGAGCCAGCCCGCCCGGTCAGTGAGGCTGGGGGGGTCGGGAGGGGCTtccgggggggttgggggaggccgTGTTCTTGAGTGCCCTAGCATCCGCATCACCTCCATCTCTCCCACGCCCGACCCGCCGGCCACGCTGGAGGACAACCCTGATGCCTGGGGGGACGGCTCCCCCAGGGATTACCCGCCACCAGAAGGCTTTGGGGGCTACCGAGAGACCGGGGGCCAGGGCGGGGGCCCCTTCTTCAGCCCCAGCCCTGGCAGTAGCAGCCTGTCCTCGTGGAGCTTCTTCTCCGACGCTTCAGACGAGGCAGCCCTGTATGCGGCCTGCGACGAGGTGGAGTCTGAGCTAAATGAGGCGGCCTCCCGCTTTGGCCTGGGCTCCCCCCTGCCCTCGCCTAGAGCCTCCCCTAGGCCGTGGACCCCCGacgatccctggaacctgtatgGTCCGAGCCCCGGAGGTCGGGGGCCAGAGGATAGCTGGCTACTCCTCAGCGCTCCTGggcccaccccagcctccccgcGGCCGGCCTCTCCCTGTGGCAAGCGGCGCTATTCCAGCTCTGGGACCCCGTCTTCGGCCTCCCCAGCTCTGTCCCGCCGCGgcagcctgggggaggaggggcccgAGCCACCTCCACCACCCCCATTGCCTCTGGCCCGTGACCCTGGCTCCCCTGGCCCTTTTGACTACGTGGGAGCCCCACCGGCGGAGAGCATCCCGCAGAAGACCCGGCGGACCTCCAGCGAGCAGGCAGTGGCTCTGCCTCGGCCTGAGGAGCCTGCCCCGTGCAATGGAAAGCTGCAGTCAGGAGCAGAGGAGGCTGTGGCTCCTCCCGGGGGACCTCGGAAGGAGGTGGCGGGCATGGACTACCTGGCAGTGCCCTCCCCACTGGCTTGGTCCAAGGCCCGGATTGGGGGACACAGCCCCATCTTCAG GACCTCTGCCTTACCCCCGCTGGACTGGCCTCTGCCCAGCCAGTATGAGCAGCTGGAGCTGAGGATTGAGGTGCAGCCTAGAGCCCACCACCGGGCCCATTACGAGACCGAGGGCAGCCGAGGGGCTGTCAAAGCTGCCCCTGGTGGTCACCCTGTAGTCAAG CTCCTAGGCTACAGTGAGAAGCCACTGACCCTACAGATGTTCATTGGCACTGCAGATGAAAGGAACCTGCGGCCTCATGCCTTCTATCAGGTGCACCGTATCACAGGCAAGATGGTGGCCACAGCTAGCTATGAAGCTGTAGTCAGTGGTACCAAAGTGTTGGAGATGACCCTGCTTCCTGAGAACAACATGGCAGCCAA CATTGACTGTGCTGGAATCCTGAAGCTCCGGAACTCAGACATTGAGCTGCGGAAGGGGGAGACAGACATTGGGCGCAAGAACACACGTGTGCGGCTCGTCTTCCGGGTGCACGTGCCCCAGGGCAGCGGGAAGGTCGTCTCAGTGCAGACAGCATCAGTGCCCATTGAGTGCT CCCAGCGCTCGGCCCAGGAGCTGCCCCAGGTAGAGGCCTACAGCCCCAGTGCCTGTTCtgtgagaggaggagaggaactAGTGCTCACTGGCTCCAACTTCCTGCCAGACTCCAAGGTGGTGTTCATCGAGAGGGGCCCTG ATGGAAAGCTGCAGTGGGAGGAGGAGGCCACAGTGAACCGGTTGCAGAGCAATGAG GTGACGCTGACCCTGACTGTCCCTGAGTACAGCAACAAGCGGGTGTCCCGGCCAGTCCAGGTCTACTTTTATGTCTCCAATGGGCGGAGGAAGCGCAGTCCTACCCAGAGTTTCAAGTTCCTGCCTG TGATCTTCAAGGAGGAGCCTTTACCGGACTCCTCTCTCCGCGGCTTCCCTTCAGCACCTGGCCCCCCCTTTGGCACTGACATGGACTTCTCACCTCCCAGGCCCCCATACCCCTCCTATCCCCACGAAGACCCTGCTTACGAAGCTCCTTACCTGTCAGAAGGCTTCAGCTATGGCACACCCCCTCTGTACCCCCAGACGGGGCCCCCACCATCCTACAGACCTGGCCTACGGATGTTCCCTGAGACTGGGGGTACCGCAGGTTGTGCCCGCCCGCCTCCAGTCTCCTTCCTTCCCCGGCCCTTCCCTAGTGACCCCTATGGGGGACGGGGCTCCCCATTTCCCTTGGGGCTGCCgttccctcctccagccccctttCGACCTCCACTGCCGTCATCCCCACCGCTCGaaggccccttccctccccagagtGGTGTTCATCCCCCACCTGCTGAGGGATACAATGAGGTAGGGCCGAGCTatggccctggggagggggctccggAGCAGGAGAAATCCAGGGGTGGCTACGGCAGCGGCTTCCGAGACAGTGTCCCTATCCAGGGTATCACgctggaggaag TGAGTGAGATCATTGGCCGAGACCTGAGTGGCTTCCCTGCACCTCCTGGAGAAGAGCCTCCTGCCTGA
- the NFATC4 gene encoding nuclear factor of activated T-cells, cytoplasmic 4 isoform X1, translating into MHSPPPRPAPSPGTWESQPARSVRLGGSGGASGGVGGGRVLECPSIRITSISPTPDPPATLEDNPDAWGDGSPRDYPPPEGFGGYRETGGQGGGPFFSPSPGSSSLSSWSFFSDASDEAALYAACDEVESELNEAASRFGLGSPLPSPRASPRPWTPDDPWNLYGPSPGGRGPEDSWLLLSAPGPTPASPRPASPCGKRRYSSSGTPSSASPALSRRGSLGEEGPEPPPPPPLPLARDPGSPGPFDYVGAPPAESIPQKTRRTSSEQAVALPRPEEPAPCNGKLQSGAEEAVAPPGGPRKEVAGMDYLAVPSPLAWSKARIGGHSPIFRTSALPPLDWPLPSQYEQLELRIEVQPRAHHRAHYETEGSRGAVKAAPGGHPVVKLLGYSEKPLTLQMFIGTADERNLRPHAFYQVHRITGKMVATASYEAVVSGTKVLEMTLLPENNMAANIDCAGILKLRNSDIELRKGETDIGRKNTRVRLVFRVHVPQGSGKVVSVQTASVPIECSQRSAQELPQVEAYSPSACSVRGGEELVLTGSNFLPDSKVVFIERGPDGKLQWEEEATVNRLQSNEVTLTLTVPEYSNKRVSRPVQVYFYVSNGRRKRSPTQSFKFLPVIFKEEPLPDSSLRGFPSAPGPPFGTDMDFSPPRPPYPSYPHEDPAYEAPYLSEGFSYGTPPLYPQTGPPPSYRPGLRMFPETGGTAGCARPPPVSFLPRPFPSDPYGGRGSPFPLGLPFPPPAPFRPPLPSSPPLEGPFPPQSGVHPPPAEGYNEVGPSYGPGEGAPEQEKSRGGYGSGFRDSVPIQGITLEEVSEIIGRDLSGFPAPPGEEPPA; encoded by the exons ATGCATTCGCCACCACCCCGCCCGGCCCCCTCACCTGGCACTTGGGAGAGCCAGCCCGCCCGGTCAGTGAGGCTGGGGGGGTCGGGAGGGGCTtccgggggggttgggggaggccgTGTTCTTGAGTGCCCTAGCATCCGCATCACCTCCATCTCTCCCACGCCCGACCCGCCGGCCACGCTGGAGGACAACCCTGATGCCTGGGGGGACGGCTCCCCCAGGGATTACCCGCCACCAGAAGGCTTTGGGGGCTACCGAGAGACCGGGGGCCAGGGCGGGGGCCCCTTCTTCAGCCCCAGCCCTGGCAGTAGCAGCCTGTCCTCGTGGAGCTTCTTCTCCGACGCTTCAGACGAGGCAGCCCTGTATGCGGCCTGCGACGAGGTGGAGTCTGAGCTAAATGAGGCGGCCTCCCGCTTTGGCCTGGGCTCCCCCCTGCCCTCGCCTAGAGCCTCCCCTAGGCCGTGGACCCCCGacgatccctggaacctgtatgGTCCGAGCCCCGGAGGTCGGGGGCCAGAGGATAGCTGGCTACTCCTCAGCGCTCCTGggcccaccccagcctccccgcGGCCGGCCTCTCCCTGTGGCAAGCGGCGCTATTCCAGCTCTGGGACCCCGTCTTCGGCCTCCCCAGCTCTGTCCCGCCGCGgcagcctgggggaggaggggcccgAGCCACCTCCACCACCCCCATTGCCTCTGGCCCGTGACCCTGGCTCCCCTGGCCCTTTTGACTACGTGGGAGCCCCACCGGCGGAGAGCATCCCGCAGAAGACCCGGCGGACCTCCAGCGAGCAGGCAGTGGCTCTGCCTCGGCCTGAGGAGCCTGCCCCGTGCAATGGAAAGCTGCAGTCAGGAGCAGAGGAGGCTGTGGCTCCTCCCGGGGGACCTCGGAAGGAGGTGGCGGGCATGGACTACCTGGCAGTGCCCTCCCCACTGGCTTGGTCCAAGGCCCGGATTGGGGGACACAGCCCCATCTTCAG GACCTCTGCCTTACCCCCGCTGGACTGGCCTCTGCCCAGCCAGTATGAGCAGCTGGAGCTGAGGATTGAGGTGCAGCCTAGAGCCCACCACCGGGCCCATTACGAGACCGAGGGCAGCCGAGGGGCTGTCAAAGCTGCCCCTGGTGGTCACCCTGTAGTCAAG CTCCTAGGCTACAGTGAGAAGCCACTGACCCTACAGATGTTCATTGGCACTGCAGATGAAAGGAACCTGCGGCCTCATGCCTTCTATCAGGTGCACCGTATCACAGGCAAGATGGTGGCCACAGCTAGCTATGAAGCTGTAGTCAGTGGTACCAAAGTGTTGGAGATGACCCTGCTTCCTGAGAACAACATGGCAGCCAA CATTGACTGTGCTGGAATCCTGAAGCTCCGGAACTCAGACATTGAGCTGCGGAAGGGGGAGACAGACATTGGGCGCAAGAACACACGTGTGCGGCTCGTCTTCCGGGTGCACGTGCCCCAGGGCAGCGGGAAGGTCGTCTCAGTGCAGACAGCATCAGTGCCCATTGAGTGCT CCCAGCGCTCGGCCCAGGAGCTGCCCCAGGTAGAGGCCTACAGCCCCAGTGCCTGTTCtgtgagaggaggagaggaactAGTGCTCACTGGCTCCAACTTCCTGCCAGACTCCAAGGTGGTGTTCATCGAGAGGGGCCCTG ATGGAAAGCTGCAGTGGGAGGAGGAGGCCACAGTGAACCGGTTGCAGAGCAATGAG GTGACGCTGACCCTGACTGTCCCTGAGTACAGCAACAAGCGGGTGTCCCGGCCAGTCCAGGTCTACTTTTATGTCTCCAATGGGCGGAGGAAGCGCAGTCCTACCCAGAGTTTCAAGTTCCTGCCTG TGATCTTCAAGGAGGAGCCTTTACCGGACTCCTCTCTCCGCGGCTTCCCTTCAGCACCTGGCCCCCCCTTTGGCACTGACATGGACTTCTCACCTCCCAGGCCCCCATACCCCTCCTATCCCCACGAAGACCCTGCTTACGAAGCTCCTTACCTGTCAGAAGGCTTCAGCTATGGCACACCCCCTCTGTACCCCCAGACGGGGCCCCCACCATCCTACAGACCTGGCCTACGGATGTTCCCTGAGACTGGGGGTACCGCAGGTTGTGCCCGCCCGCCTCCAGTCTCCTTCCTTCCCCGGCCCTTCCCTAGTGACCCCTATGGGGGACGGGGCTCCCCATTTCCCTTGGGGCTGCCgttccctcctccagccccctttCGACCTCCACTGCCGTCATCCCCACCGCTCGaaggccccttccctccccagagtGGTGTTCATCCCCCACCTGCTGAGGGATACAATGAGGTAGGGCCGAGCTatggccctggggagggggctccggAGCAGGAGAAATCCAGGGGTGGCTACGGCAGCGGCTTCCGAGACAGTGTCCCTATCCAGGGTATCACgctggaggaag TGAGTGAGATCATTGGCCGAGACCTGAGTGGCTTCCCTGCACCTCCTGGAGAAGAGCCTCCTGCCTGA